From a single Vicugna pacos chromosome 4, VicPac4, whole genome shotgun sequence genomic region:
- the STKLD1 gene encoding serine/threonine kinase-like domain-containing protein STKLD1 isoform X5, with protein MEKYQILDWLKPGALGVNLVVEKTDTKVKHVIKQVECSDEHQANEALEELMPLLQLQHAHVSVYQELFVMWNSEISSLFLCLVMEHHEGSFQTVIEKKRAAKTVIDSRWLQNMLGQVLDALEYLHQLDIIHRNLKPSNVALVSSNHCRLQDLSSNTLMADRAKWNIRAEEDPFQKSWMAPEALSFSFSQKSDVWSLGCIILDMASCSFVDATEAMLLRKSMRSSPDGLRGVLRTMEERKVPDAKIFNSLLPLMLQINPSERITIRDVIHITCVSHNFQSSSTALALHGPVVPLPIIDTLLETNVASILEVMQSFSSRPEVQHRAMKRLLKMPENQLGLPWPMELVEMLVGIMKQHERVPDVQLCACSLLLRTLGHALAQDPAAVVPSDSAITPVLLSVMRSHPEKQELLVLVYGLLAIVASQEPATDELQKAGLFEHILEHLDTFSRNRDICINGMSLLWALLVDASAGGPSAQQALLLTPSAGVPSPSCPAPAVVVDKAPLEKAPALTAEVMATYPADVEMAEAGCAVLWLLSLLGCIEEHQFEEVVVLFLRSIRLCQDQVLLVNNAYRGLASLAEVSELAALQVVMPKEDSSGLTLLQETYQLHRDDPEVVESICVLLAQLASYDDILPELLSSGTQPLVEEIHGRFTSSLVSAGGPCGQGPRTRGLRAGDWEHCLCGFKWLSQPVAPRPRLGPSQP; from the exons ATGGAGAAGTACCAG ATTTTAGACTGGCTGAAACCTGGGGCCTTGGGGGTCAACCTGGTGGTGGAGAAGACTGACACCAAAGTAAAGCACGTGATAAAGCAG GTGGAGTGCAGTGATGAGCATCAGGCCAATGAGGCCCTGGAGGAG CTCATGCCGCTGCTGCAGCTTCAGCACGCCCATGTCTCCGTGTACCAGGAGCTGTTTGTCATGTGGAACAGTGAG ATCTCCTCCCTGTTCCTCTGCCTGGTGATGGAGCACCACGAGGGAAGCTTCCAGACAGTCATTGAGAAGAAGAGGGCGGCCAAGACAGTCATTGACTCTAGG TGGCTGCAGAACATGCTGGGCCAGGTGTTGGACGCGCTGGAATACCTGCACCAGCTGGACATCATCCACAG GAACCTCAAGCCCTCCAATGTCGCCCTGGTCAGCAGCAACCACTGCAGGCTGCAGGACCTGAGCTCTAACACGCTGATGGCTGACCGCGCCAAGTGGAACATCCGTGCAGAGGAAG ACCCCTTTCAGAAGTCCTGGATGGCCCCCGAAGCCCTCAGCTTCTCCTTCAGCCAGAAGTCTGATGTCTGGTCCCTGGGCTGCATCATCCTCGACATGGCCAGCTGCTCCTTCGTGGAT gcGACGGAAGCCATGCTTCTGAGGAAGTCCATGCGGAGTTCCCCCGATGGCCTGAGGGGTGTCCTGAGGACCATGGAGGAGAGGAAGGTCCCCGATGCGAAAATCTTCAATTCCCTTCTGCCTCTGATGCTTCAGATCAACCCCTCGGAGCGAATAACCATCAG GGACGTGATTCACATCACCTGCGTGAGCCACAACTTCCAGTCTTCCAGCACCGCCCTGGCGCTGCACGGGCCCGTGGTGCCCTTGCCCATCATTGACACGCTGTTAGAGACCAACGTTGCCAGCATCTTAG AGGTCATGCAGAGCTTCTCCAGCCGGCCCGAAGTCCAGCACAGGGCCATGAAGAGGCTCCTGAAGATGCCCGAAAATCAGCTAG GTCTGCCGTGGCCAATGGAGCTGGTGGAGATGCTGGTCGGCATCATGAAGCAGCACGAGAGGGTCCCTGACGTCCAGCTGTGTGCCTGCTCCCTGCTGCTGCGCACCCTGGGCCACG CGCTGGCGCAGGACCCAGCAGCCGTGGTGCCAAGCGACAGCGCCATCACCCCCGTCCTGCTGAGCGTCATGCGGAGCcaccctgagaagcaggagctCCTAGTCCTGGTCTATGGCCTGCTCGCCATCGTCGCCAGCCAGG aACCGGCCACGGATGAGCTGCAGAAGGCTGGGCTGTTTGAGCACATCCTGGAGCACCTGGACACTTTCTCCAGGAACCGGGACATCTGCATCAACGGCATGAGCCTGCTCTGGGCCCTGCTGGTGGATG CTTCTGCTGGGGGGCCAAGCGCACAGCAGGCACTTCTGCTCACACCGAGCGCAGgtgtcccctctccctcctgtccTGCTCCAGCCGTCGTCGTGGACAAGGCCCCCTTGGAGAAAGCCCCGGCCCTCACTGCCGAGGTGATGGCCACCTACCCCGCGGACGTGGAGATGGCCGAAGCCGGCTGTGCAGTCTTGTGGCTGCTGTCCTTGCTGG GTTGCATAGAGGAGCACCAGTTTGAAGaggtggtggtgctgttcctgcgAAGCATCCGGCTGTGCCAGGACCAAGTCCTGCTGGTGAACAACGCCTACCGCGGGCTGGCCAGCCTCGCCGAGGTGTCCG AGCTGGCGGCCCTGCAGGTGGTGATGCCCAAGGAGGACAGCAGCGGCCTCACCCTGCTCCAGGAGACGTACCAGCTCCACAGGGATGACCCGGAGGTGGTGGAGAGCATCTGCGTGCTGCTGGCCCAGCTCGCCTCCTATG ACGACATCCTGCCAGAGTTGTTGTCCAGCGGCACCCAGCCCCTGGTCGAGGAGATCCATGGGCGCTTCACCTCCAGCCTGGTGAGTGCCGGTGGGCCCTGCGGCCAGGGGCCCAGAACCAGAGGTCTGCGGGCAGGTGACTGGGAGCATTGCCTGTGTGGTTTCAAGTGGCTCAGCCAGCCTGTTGCCCCACGTCCACGACTGGGCCCAAGTCAACCCTGA
- the STKLD1 gene encoding serine/threonine kinase-like domain-containing protein STKLD1 isoform X1 — protein sequence MEKYQILDWLKPGALGVNLVVEKTDTKVKHVIKQVECSDEHQANEALEELMPLLQLQHAHVSVYQELFVMWNSEISSLFLCLVMEHHEGSFQTVIEKKRAAKTVIDSRWLQNMLGQVLDALEYLHQLDIIHRNLKPSNVALVSSNHCRLQDLSSNTLMADRAKWNIRAEEDPFQKSWMAPEALSFSFSQKSDVWSLGCIILDMASCSFVDATEAMLLRKSMRSSPDGLRGVLRTMEERKVPDAKIFNSLLPLMLQINPSERITIRDVIHITCVSHNFQSSSTALALHGPVVPLPIIDTLLETNVASILEVMQSFSSRPEVQHRAMKRLLKMPENQLGLPWPMELVEMLVGIMKQHERVPDVQLCACSLLLRTLGHALAQDPAAVVPSDSAITPVLLSVMRSHPEKQELLVLVYGLLAIVASQEPATDELQKAGLFEHILEHLDTFSRNRDICINGMSLLWALLVDASAGGPSAQQALLLTPSAGVPSPSCPAPAVVVDKAPLEKAPALTAEVMATYPADVEMAEAGCAVLWLLSLLGEQPGAPGLAGWTLDPRDEARTGPSAGCIEEHQFEEVVVLFLRSIRLCQDQVLLVNNAYRGLASLAEVSELAALQVVMPKEDSSGLTLLQETYQLHRDDPEVVESICVLLAQLASYDDILPELLSSGTQPLVEEIHGRFTSSLVSAGGPCGQGPRTRGLRAGDWEHCLCGFKWLSQPVAPRPRLGPSQP from the exons ATGGAGAAGTACCAG ATTTTAGACTGGCTGAAACCTGGGGCCTTGGGGGTCAACCTGGTGGTGGAGAAGACTGACACCAAAGTAAAGCACGTGATAAAGCAG GTGGAGTGCAGTGATGAGCATCAGGCCAATGAGGCCCTGGAGGAG CTCATGCCGCTGCTGCAGCTTCAGCACGCCCATGTCTCCGTGTACCAGGAGCTGTTTGTCATGTGGAACAGTGAG ATCTCCTCCCTGTTCCTCTGCCTGGTGATGGAGCACCACGAGGGAAGCTTCCAGACAGTCATTGAGAAGAAGAGGGCGGCCAAGACAGTCATTGACTCTAGG TGGCTGCAGAACATGCTGGGCCAGGTGTTGGACGCGCTGGAATACCTGCACCAGCTGGACATCATCCACAG GAACCTCAAGCCCTCCAATGTCGCCCTGGTCAGCAGCAACCACTGCAGGCTGCAGGACCTGAGCTCTAACACGCTGATGGCTGACCGCGCCAAGTGGAACATCCGTGCAGAGGAAG ACCCCTTTCAGAAGTCCTGGATGGCCCCCGAAGCCCTCAGCTTCTCCTTCAGCCAGAAGTCTGATGTCTGGTCCCTGGGCTGCATCATCCTCGACATGGCCAGCTGCTCCTTCGTGGAT gcGACGGAAGCCATGCTTCTGAGGAAGTCCATGCGGAGTTCCCCCGATGGCCTGAGGGGTGTCCTGAGGACCATGGAGGAGAGGAAGGTCCCCGATGCGAAAATCTTCAATTCCCTTCTGCCTCTGATGCTTCAGATCAACCCCTCGGAGCGAATAACCATCAG GGACGTGATTCACATCACCTGCGTGAGCCACAACTTCCAGTCTTCCAGCACCGCCCTGGCGCTGCACGGGCCCGTGGTGCCCTTGCCCATCATTGACACGCTGTTAGAGACCAACGTTGCCAGCATCTTAG AGGTCATGCAGAGCTTCTCCAGCCGGCCCGAAGTCCAGCACAGGGCCATGAAGAGGCTCCTGAAGATGCCCGAAAATCAGCTAG GTCTGCCGTGGCCAATGGAGCTGGTGGAGATGCTGGTCGGCATCATGAAGCAGCACGAGAGGGTCCCTGACGTCCAGCTGTGTGCCTGCTCCCTGCTGCTGCGCACCCTGGGCCACG CGCTGGCGCAGGACCCAGCAGCCGTGGTGCCAAGCGACAGCGCCATCACCCCCGTCCTGCTGAGCGTCATGCGGAGCcaccctgagaagcaggagctCCTAGTCCTGGTCTATGGCCTGCTCGCCATCGTCGCCAGCCAGG aACCGGCCACGGATGAGCTGCAGAAGGCTGGGCTGTTTGAGCACATCCTGGAGCACCTGGACACTTTCTCCAGGAACCGGGACATCTGCATCAACGGCATGAGCCTGCTCTGGGCCCTGCTGGTGGATG CTTCTGCTGGGGGGCCAAGCGCACAGCAGGCACTTCTGCTCACACCGAGCGCAGgtgtcccctctccctcctgtccTGCTCCAGCCGTCGTCGTGGACAAGGCCCCCTTGGAGAAAGCCCCGGCCCTCACTGCCGAGGTGATGGCCACCTACCCCGCGGACGTGGAGATGGCCGAAGCCGGCTGTGCAGTCTTGTGGCTGCTGTCCTTGCTGGGTGAGCAGCCCGGGGCCCCAGGGCTGGCGGGGTGGACCCTGGACCCACGAGACGAGGCCCGCACCGGCCCCTCCGCAGGTTGCATAGAGGAGCACCAGTTTGAAGaggtggtggtgctgttcctgcgAAGCATCCGGCTGTGCCAGGACCAAGTCCTGCTGGTGAACAACGCCTACCGCGGGCTGGCCAGCCTCGCCGAGGTGTCCG AGCTGGCGGCCCTGCAGGTGGTGATGCCCAAGGAGGACAGCAGCGGCCTCACCCTGCTCCAGGAGACGTACCAGCTCCACAGGGATGACCCGGAGGTGGTGGAGAGCATCTGCGTGCTGCTGGCCCAGCTCGCCTCCTATG ACGACATCCTGCCAGAGTTGTTGTCCAGCGGCACCCAGCCCCTGGTCGAGGAGATCCATGGGCGCTTCACCTCCAGCCTGGTGAGTGCCGGTGGGCCCTGCGGCCAGGGGCCCAGAACCAGAGGTCTGCGGGCAGGTGACTGGGAGCATTGCCTGTGTGGTTTCAAGTGGCTCAGCCAGCCTGTTGCCCCACGTCCACGACTGGGCCCAAGTCAACCCTGA
- the STKLD1 gene encoding serine/threonine kinase-like domain-containing protein STKLD1 isoform X6 produces the protein MEKYQILDWLKPGALGVNLVVEKTDTKVKHVIKQVECSDEHQANEALEELMPLLQLQHAHVSVYQELFVMWNSEISSLFLCLVMEHHEGSFQTVIEKKRAAKTVIDSRWLQNMLGQVLDALEYLHQLDIIHRNLKPSNVALVSSNHCRLQDLSSNTLMADRAKWNIRAEEDPFQKSWMAPEALSFSFSQKSDVWSLGCIILDMASCSFVDATEAMLLRKSMRSSPDGLRGVLRTMEERKVPDAKIFNSLLPLMLQINPSERITIRDVIHITCVSHNFQSSSTALALHGPVVPLPIIDTLLETNVASILEVMQSFSSRPEVQHRAMKRLLKMPENQLGLPWPMELVEMLVGIMKQHERVPDVQLCACSLLLRTLGHALAQDPAAVVPSDSAITPVLLSVMRSHPEKQELLVLVYGLLAIVASQEPATDELQKAGLFEHILEHLDTFSRNRDICINGMSLLWALLVDAVVVDKAPLEKAPALTAEVMATYPADVEMAEAGCAVLWLLSLLGEQPGAPGLAGWTLDPRDEARTGPSAGCIEEHQFEEVVVLFLRSIRLCQDQVLLVNNAYRGLASLAEVSELAALQVVMPKEDSSGLTLLQETYQLHRDDPEVVESICVLLAQLASYDDILPELLSSGTQPLVEEIHGRFTSSLVSAGGPCGQGPRTRGLRAGDWEHCLCGFKWLSQPVAPRPRLGPSQP, from the exons ATGGAGAAGTACCAG ATTTTAGACTGGCTGAAACCTGGGGCCTTGGGGGTCAACCTGGTGGTGGAGAAGACTGACACCAAAGTAAAGCACGTGATAAAGCAG GTGGAGTGCAGTGATGAGCATCAGGCCAATGAGGCCCTGGAGGAG CTCATGCCGCTGCTGCAGCTTCAGCACGCCCATGTCTCCGTGTACCAGGAGCTGTTTGTCATGTGGAACAGTGAG ATCTCCTCCCTGTTCCTCTGCCTGGTGATGGAGCACCACGAGGGAAGCTTCCAGACAGTCATTGAGAAGAAGAGGGCGGCCAAGACAGTCATTGACTCTAGG TGGCTGCAGAACATGCTGGGCCAGGTGTTGGACGCGCTGGAATACCTGCACCAGCTGGACATCATCCACAG GAACCTCAAGCCCTCCAATGTCGCCCTGGTCAGCAGCAACCACTGCAGGCTGCAGGACCTGAGCTCTAACACGCTGATGGCTGACCGCGCCAAGTGGAACATCCGTGCAGAGGAAG ACCCCTTTCAGAAGTCCTGGATGGCCCCCGAAGCCCTCAGCTTCTCCTTCAGCCAGAAGTCTGATGTCTGGTCCCTGGGCTGCATCATCCTCGACATGGCCAGCTGCTCCTTCGTGGAT gcGACGGAAGCCATGCTTCTGAGGAAGTCCATGCGGAGTTCCCCCGATGGCCTGAGGGGTGTCCTGAGGACCATGGAGGAGAGGAAGGTCCCCGATGCGAAAATCTTCAATTCCCTTCTGCCTCTGATGCTTCAGATCAACCCCTCGGAGCGAATAACCATCAG GGACGTGATTCACATCACCTGCGTGAGCCACAACTTCCAGTCTTCCAGCACCGCCCTGGCGCTGCACGGGCCCGTGGTGCCCTTGCCCATCATTGACACGCTGTTAGAGACCAACGTTGCCAGCATCTTAG AGGTCATGCAGAGCTTCTCCAGCCGGCCCGAAGTCCAGCACAGGGCCATGAAGAGGCTCCTGAAGATGCCCGAAAATCAGCTAG GTCTGCCGTGGCCAATGGAGCTGGTGGAGATGCTGGTCGGCATCATGAAGCAGCACGAGAGGGTCCCTGACGTCCAGCTGTGTGCCTGCTCCCTGCTGCTGCGCACCCTGGGCCACG CGCTGGCGCAGGACCCAGCAGCCGTGGTGCCAAGCGACAGCGCCATCACCCCCGTCCTGCTGAGCGTCATGCGGAGCcaccctgagaagcaggagctCCTAGTCCTGGTCTATGGCCTGCTCGCCATCGTCGCCAGCCAGG aACCGGCCACGGATGAGCTGCAGAAGGCTGGGCTGTTTGAGCACATCCTGGAGCACCTGGACACTTTCTCCAGGAACCGGGACATCTGCATCAACGGCATGAGCCTGCTCTGGGCCCTGCTGGTGGATG CCGTCGTCGTGGACAAGGCCCCCTTGGAGAAAGCCCCGGCCCTCACTGCCGAGGTGATGGCCACCTACCCCGCGGACGTGGAGATGGCCGAAGCCGGCTGTGCAGTCTTGTGGCTGCTGTCCTTGCTGGGTGAGCAGCCCGGGGCCCCAGGGCTGGCGGGGTGGACCCTGGACCCACGAGACGAGGCCCGCACCGGCCCCTCCGCAGGTTGCATAGAGGAGCACCAGTTTGAAGaggtggtggtgctgttcctgcgAAGCATCCGGCTGTGCCAGGACCAAGTCCTGCTGGTGAACAACGCCTACCGCGGGCTGGCCAGCCTCGCCGAGGTGTCCG AGCTGGCGGCCCTGCAGGTGGTGATGCCCAAGGAGGACAGCAGCGGCCTCACCCTGCTCCAGGAGACGTACCAGCTCCACAGGGATGACCCGGAGGTGGTGGAGAGCATCTGCGTGCTGCTGGCCCAGCTCGCCTCCTATG ACGACATCCTGCCAGAGTTGTTGTCCAGCGGCACCCAGCCCCTGGTCGAGGAGATCCATGGGCGCTTCACCTCCAGCCTGGTGAGTGCCGGTGGGCCCTGCGGCCAGGGGCCCAGAACCAGAGGTCTGCGGGCAGGTGACTGGGAGCATTGCCTGTGTGGTTTCAAGTGGCTCAGCCAGCCTGTTGCCCCACGTCCACGACTGGGCCCAAGTCAACCCTGA
- the STKLD1 gene encoding serine/threonine kinase-like domain-containing protein STKLD1 isoform X9, with product MEKYQILDWLKPGALGVNLVVEKTDTKVKHVIKQVECSDEHQANEALEELMPLLQLQHAHVSVYQELFVMWNSEISSLFLCLVMEHHEGSFQTVIEKKRAAKTVIDSRWLQNMLGQVLDALEYLHQLDIIHRNLKPSNVALVSSNHCRLQDLSSNTLMADRAKWNIRAEEDPFQKSWMAPEALSFSFSQKSDVWSLGCIILDMASCSFVDATEAMLLRKSMRSSPDGLRGVLRTMEERKVPDAKIFNSLLPLMLQINPSERITIRDVIHITCVSHNFQSSSTALALHGPVVPLPIIDTLLETNVASILEVMQSFSSRPEVQHRAMKRLLKMPENQLGLPWPMELVEMLVGIMKQHERVPDVQLCACSLLLRTLGHALAQDPAAVVPSDSAITPVLLSVMRSHPEKQELLVLVYGLLAIVASQEPATDELQKAGLFEHILEHLDTFSRNRDICINGMSLLWALLVDAVVVDKAPLEKAPALTAEVMATYPADVEMAEAGCAVLWLLSLLGCIEEHQFEEVVVLFLRSIRLCQDQVLLVNNAYRGLASLAEVSELAALQVVMPKEDSSGLTLLQETYQLHRDDPEVVESICVLLAQLASYDDILPELLSSGTQPLVEEIHGRFTSSLVSAGGPCGQGPRTRGLRAGDWEHCLCGFKWLSQPVAPRPRLGPSQP from the exons ATGGAGAAGTACCAG ATTTTAGACTGGCTGAAACCTGGGGCCTTGGGGGTCAACCTGGTGGTGGAGAAGACTGACACCAAAGTAAAGCACGTGATAAAGCAG GTGGAGTGCAGTGATGAGCATCAGGCCAATGAGGCCCTGGAGGAG CTCATGCCGCTGCTGCAGCTTCAGCACGCCCATGTCTCCGTGTACCAGGAGCTGTTTGTCATGTGGAACAGTGAG ATCTCCTCCCTGTTCCTCTGCCTGGTGATGGAGCACCACGAGGGAAGCTTCCAGACAGTCATTGAGAAGAAGAGGGCGGCCAAGACAGTCATTGACTCTAGG TGGCTGCAGAACATGCTGGGCCAGGTGTTGGACGCGCTGGAATACCTGCACCAGCTGGACATCATCCACAG GAACCTCAAGCCCTCCAATGTCGCCCTGGTCAGCAGCAACCACTGCAGGCTGCAGGACCTGAGCTCTAACACGCTGATGGCTGACCGCGCCAAGTGGAACATCCGTGCAGAGGAAG ACCCCTTTCAGAAGTCCTGGATGGCCCCCGAAGCCCTCAGCTTCTCCTTCAGCCAGAAGTCTGATGTCTGGTCCCTGGGCTGCATCATCCTCGACATGGCCAGCTGCTCCTTCGTGGAT gcGACGGAAGCCATGCTTCTGAGGAAGTCCATGCGGAGTTCCCCCGATGGCCTGAGGGGTGTCCTGAGGACCATGGAGGAGAGGAAGGTCCCCGATGCGAAAATCTTCAATTCCCTTCTGCCTCTGATGCTTCAGATCAACCCCTCGGAGCGAATAACCATCAG GGACGTGATTCACATCACCTGCGTGAGCCACAACTTCCAGTCTTCCAGCACCGCCCTGGCGCTGCACGGGCCCGTGGTGCCCTTGCCCATCATTGACACGCTGTTAGAGACCAACGTTGCCAGCATCTTAG AGGTCATGCAGAGCTTCTCCAGCCGGCCCGAAGTCCAGCACAGGGCCATGAAGAGGCTCCTGAAGATGCCCGAAAATCAGCTAG GTCTGCCGTGGCCAATGGAGCTGGTGGAGATGCTGGTCGGCATCATGAAGCAGCACGAGAGGGTCCCTGACGTCCAGCTGTGTGCCTGCTCCCTGCTGCTGCGCACCCTGGGCCACG CGCTGGCGCAGGACCCAGCAGCCGTGGTGCCAAGCGACAGCGCCATCACCCCCGTCCTGCTGAGCGTCATGCGGAGCcaccctgagaagcaggagctCCTAGTCCTGGTCTATGGCCTGCTCGCCATCGTCGCCAGCCAGG aACCGGCCACGGATGAGCTGCAGAAGGCTGGGCTGTTTGAGCACATCCTGGAGCACCTGGACACTTTCTCCAGGAACCGGGACATCTGCATCAACGGCATGAGCCTGCTCTGGGCCCTGCTGGTGGATG CCGTCGTCGTGGACAAGGCCCCCTTGGAGAAAGCCCCGGCCCTCACTGCCGAGGTGATGGCCACCTACCCCGCGGACGTGGAGATGGCCGAAGCCGGCTGTGCAGTCTTGTGGCTGCTGTCCTTGCTGG GTTGCATAGAGGAGCACCAGTTTGAAGaggtggtggtgctgttcctgcgAAGCATCCGGCTGTGCCAGGACCAAGTCCTGCTGGTGAACAACGCCTACCGCGGGCTGGCCAGCCTCGCCGAGGTGTCCG AGCTGGCGGCCCTGCAGGTGGTGATGCCCAAGGAGGACAGCAGCGGCCTCACCCTGCTCCAGGAGACGTACCAGCTCCACAGGGATGACCCGGAGGTGGTGGAGAGCATCTGCGTGCTGCTGGCCCAGCTCGCCTCCTATG ACGACATCCTGCCAGAGTTGTTGTCCAGCGGCACCCAGCCCCTGGTCGAGGAGATCCATGGGCGCTTCACCTCCAGCCTGGTGAGTGCCGGTGGGCCCTGCGGCCAGGGGCCCAGAACCAGAGGTCTGCGGGCAGGTGACTGGGAGCATTGCCTGTGTGGTTTCAAGTGGCTCAGCCAGCCTGTTGCCCCACGTCCACGACTGGGCCCAAGTCAACCCTGA
- the STKLD1 gene encoding serine/threonine kinase-like domain-containing protein STKLD1 isoform X2 translates to MEKYQILDWLKPGALGVNLVVEKTDTKVKHVIKQVECSDEHQANEALEELMPLLQLQHAHVSVYQELFVMWNSEISSLFLCLVMEHHEGSFQTVIEKKRAAKTVIDSRWLQNMLGQVLDALEYLHQLDIIHRNLKPSNVALVSSNHCRLQDLSSNTLMADRAKWNIRAEEDPFQKSWMAPEALSFSFSQKSDVWSLGCIILDMASCSFVDATEAMLLRKSMRSSPDGLRGVLRTMEERKVPDAKIFNSLLPLMLQINPSERITIRDVIHITCVSHNFQSSSTALALHGPVVPLPIIDTLLETNVASILEVMQSFSSRPEVQHRAMKRLLKMPENQLGLPWPMELVEMLVGIMKQHERVPDVQLCACSLLLRTLGHALAQDPAAVVPSDSAITPVLLSVMRSHPEKQELLVLVYGLLAIVASQEPATDELQKAGLFEHILEHLDTFSRNRDICINGMSLLWALLVDGVPSPSCPAPAVVVDKAPLEKAPALTAEVMATYPADVEMAEAGCAVLWLLSLLGEQPGAPGLAGWTLDPRDEARTGPSAGCIEEHQFEEVVVLFLRSIRLCQDQVLLVNNAYRGLASLAEVSELAALQVVMPKEDSSGLTLLQETYQLHRDDPEVVESICVLLAQLASYDDILPELLSSGTQPLVEEIHGRFTSSLVSAGGPCGQGPRTRGLRAGDWEHCLCGFKWLSQPVAPRPRLGPSQP, encoded by the exons ATGGAGAAGTACCAG ATTTTAGACTGGCTGAAACCTGGGGCCTTGGGGGTCAACCTGGTGGTGGAGAAGACTGACACCAAAGTAAAGCACGTGATAAAGCAG GTGGAGTGCAGTGATGAGCATCAGGCCAATGAGGCCCTGGAGGAG CTCATGCCGCTGCTGCAGCTTCAGCACGCCCATGTCTCCGTGTACCAGGAGCTGTTTGTCATGTGGAACAGTGAG ATCTCCTCCCTGTTCCTCTGCCTGGTGATGGAGCACCACGAGGGAAGCTTCCAGACAGTCATTGAGAAGAAGAGGGCGGCCAAGACAGTCATTGACTCTAGG TGGCTGCAGAACATGCTGGGCCAGGTGTTGGACGCGCTGGAATACCTGCACCAGCTGGACATCATCCACAG GAACCTCAAGCCCTCCAATGTCGCCCTGGTCAGCAGCAACCACTGCAGGCTGCAGGACCTGAGCTCTAACACGCTGATGGCTGACCGCGCCAAGTGGAACATCCGTGCAGAGGAAG ACCCCTTTCAGAAGTCCTGGATGGCCCCCGAAGCCCTCAGCTTCTCCTTCAGCCAGAAGTCTGATGTCTGGTCCCTGGGCTGCATCATCCTCGACATGGCCAGCTGCTCCTTCGTGGAT gcGACGGAAGCCATGCTTCTGAGGAAGTCCATGCGGAGTTCCCCCGATGGCCTGAGGGGTGTCCTGAGGACCATGGAGGAGAGGAAGGTCCCCGATGCGAAAATCTTCAATTCCCTTCTGCCTCTGATGCTTCAGATCAACCCCTCGGAGCGAATAACCATCAG GGACGTGATTCACATCACCTGCGTGAGCCACAACTTCCAGTCTTCCAGCACCGCCCTGGCGCTGCACGGGCCCGTGGTGCCCTTGCCCATCATTGACACGCTGTTAGAGACCAACGTTGCCAGCATCTTAG AGGTCATGCAGAGCTTCTCCAGCCGGCCCGAAGTCCAGCACAGGGCCATGAAGAGGCTCCTGAAGATGCCCGAAAATCAGCTAG GTCTGCCGTGGCCAATGGAGCTGGTGGAGATGCTGGTCGGCATCATGAAGCAGCACGAGAGGGTCCCTGACGTCCAGCTGTGTGCCTGCTCCCTGCTGCTGCGCACCCTGGGCCACG CGCTGGCGCAGGACCCAGCAGCCGTGGTGCCAAGCGACAGCGCCATCACCCCCGTCCTGCTGAGCGTCATGCGGAGCcaccctgagaagcaggagctCCTAGTCCTGGTCTATGGCCTGCTCGCCATCGTCGCCAGCCAGG aACCGGCCACGGATGAGCTGCAGAAGGCTGGGCTGTTTGAGCACATCCTGGAGCACCTGGACACTTTCTCCAGGAACCGGGACATCTGCATCAACGGCATGAGCCTGCTCTGGGCCCTGCTGGTGGATG gtgtcccctctccctcctgtccTGCTCCAGCCGTCGTCGTGGACAAGGCCCCCTTGGAGAAAGCCCCGGCCCTCACTGCCGAGGTGATGGCCACCTACCCCGCGGACGTGGAGATGGCCGAAGCCGGCTGTGCAGTCTTGTGGCTGCTGTCCTTGCTGGGTGAGCAGCCCGGGGCCCCAGGGCTGGCGGGGTGGACCCTGGACCCACGAGACGAGGCCCGCACCGGCCCCTCCGCAGGTTGCATAGAGGAGCACCAGTTTGAAGaggtggtggtgctgttcctgcgAAGCATCCGGCTGTGCCAGGACCAAGTCCTGCTGGTGAACAACGCCTACCGCGGGCTGGCCAGCCTCGCCGAGGTGTCCG AGCTGGCGGCCCTGCAGGTGGTGATGCCCAAGGAGGACAGCAGCGGCCTCACCCTGCTCCAGGAGACGTACCAGCTCCACAGGGATGACCCGGAGGTGGTGGAGAGCATCTGCGTGCTGCTGGCCCAGCTCGCCTCCTATG ACGACATCCTGCCAGAGTTGTTGTCCAGCGGCACCCAGCCCCTGGTCGAGGAGATCCATGGGCGCTTCACCTCCAGCCTGGTGAGTGCCGGTGGGCCCTGCGGCCAGGGGCCCAGAACCAGAGGTCTGCGGGCAGGTGACTGGGAGCATTGCCTGTGTGGTTTCAAGTGGCTCAGCCAGCCTGTTGCCCCACGTCCACGACTGGGCCCAAGTCAACCCTGA